The nucleotide sequence GAGGCGCTAGGACGACGGAGGTCAGTGCCCTCTTCATATCGTCCTCACGACCCGCGTCACGGCTGACGCGATCTCCTCATGCAGGGTATCCCACGGTGTCTGCTCCATGCCTGGCAGTACTCGGATCACGATGGAGGTGCCCGCGGGTACCGTGGGGAGCACATCGGCCGACACGGCCTTGAGGCGCCTGCGGACGAGGTTTCGGGTCACGGCGTTGCCGACCTTCTTCGAGACGATGAACCCGAAGCGGGCAGGCGCATCACGGGGTCCGGCCAGTGCGGACACGACCGCGGTC is from Clavibacter sp. A6099 and encodes:
- the rnpA gene encoding ribonuclease P protein component yields the protein MLARRNRVTSGADYRTIVRRGRRTTTGTAVVSALAGPRDAPARFGFIVSKKVGNAVTRNLVRRRLKAVSADVLPTVPAGTSIVIRVLPGMEQTPWDTLHEEIASAVTRVVRTI